The Streptomyces noursei ATCC 11455 sequence CCAGAAATTGCTCCCGGCCCCCCTTGACAGCCTCCCCGCCCGCCCGGCAGTGTTCCATTACGCAGAAAGTAAGTTCCGCTATCCGGAAGGAGCGCCGGGCCTTATGGGTTTCACGGACACGCGCTTCAACGTCAATCTGTCGATCCTGTTCACCGAGCTTCCGTTGGGGGAGCGGCCGGCGGCCGCGCGGGCGGCGGGCTTCACCGCGGTGGAGCTGTGGTGGCCGTGGGTGGACGCCCCGACCCCGGAGCGGTCCGAGCTGGACGCGCTGGGCGATGCGCTGCGTGATGCCGGGACGCAGCTGACGGGTCTGAACTTCTACGCCGGGCGGTTGCCGGGTCCGGATCGTGGGGCGCTGTCGGTTCCGGGGGTGGAGTCGGAGAAGTTCCGGGCGAACGTGCCGGTGGCGATCGCGTTCGCCGCGTCGCTGGGCTGCACCACCTTCAACGCCCTGTACGGCAACCGCGTCGAGGGCGCCACCGCGGCCGAGCAGGATGCTCTGGCTCTGGAGAACCTGGCCTTCGCGGCGCGGGCGGTGGGCGAGGTGGACGGCACGCTGCTGATCGAGGCGCTCAACGCGCCGGAGTCGCCGGCGTGTCCGATCGTCTCGGCGCCCAAGGCGATCGAGGTGGTCGACGCGGTCAACGCCGCCACCGGGCTGGACAACGCACGGTTCTTGATGGACCTGTACCACCTGTCCATGAACGGCGAGGACCTCGACGAGGTCATCGACCGCTACACGCCCAAGACCGCACACGTGCAGATCGCCGACAACCCCGGCCGCGGCGCGCCCGGCACCGGTTCGCTCCCGCTGGAGGAGTTGCTCGGCCGCCTGAAGAAGGCCGGCTACGACGGCTACGTCGGCCTGGAGTACAAGCCGGGCGACGGCCCGAGCGCCCAGTCCTTCGCCTGGCTCCCGGCCCCGCTGCGCGCCGCCCACTGACCGCGGCACCCGCGTCGCCTGCCGCCTGCCGCCTGCCGCCTGCCGCCGGTCGCTGTCTGGCGTCCCCCTCCCCCTTTACGTTGCGTGTGAAAGAGGCTTTTCGATGAGCAACCTGGCCGACTCCCCCCACCCGACCCGCCCGGCGATCGCCTGGATCGGGCTGGGCATCATGGGTTCGCCCATGGCCGAGAATCTGATCAAGGCCGGCTACGCGGTGACCGGTTACACCCTGGAAGCCGACAAGCTGGAGCGCCTGGCCGCGGCCGGCGGTACCGCCGCCACCGACATCGCATCGGCCGTCGCCGACGCCGACGTCATCATCACGATGGTGCCGGCCTCCCCGCACGTCGAGGCCATCGCCTACGGCCCCGACGGCATCCTGGAGAACGCCAGGTCCGGCGCGCTGCTGATCGACATGTCCTCGATCACCCCGCAGACCTCCATCGACCTGGCCAAGAACGCCGCCGAGAAGGGCATCCGGGTCCTGGACGCCCCCGTCTCCGGCGGCGAGGCCGGCGCCATCGAGGCCGTCCTGTCGATCATGGTCGGTGGCCAGCAGGCCGACTTCGACACCGCCAAGCCGATCCTGGAAGCC is a genomic window containing:
- a CDS encoding TIM barrel protein, with amino-acid sequence MGFTDTRFNVNLSILFTELPLGERPAAARAAGFTAVELWWPWVDAPTPERSELDALGDALRDAGTQLTGLNFYAGRLPGPDRGALSVPGVESEKFRANVPVAIAFAASLGCTTFNALYGNRVEGATAAEQDALALENLAFAARAVGEVDGTLLIEALNAPESPACPIVSAPKAIEVVDAVNAATGLDNARFLMDLYHLSMNGEDLDEVIDRYTPKTAHVQIADNPGRGAPGTGSLPLEELLGRLKKAGYDGYVGLEYKPGDGPSAQSFAWLPAPLRAAH
- a CDS encoding 2-hydroxy-3-oxopropionate reductase encodes the protein MSNLADSPHPTRPAIAWIGLGIMGSPMAENLIKAGYAVTGYTLEADKLERLAAAGGTAATDIASAVADADVIITMVPASPHVEAIAYGPDGILENARSGALLIDMSSITPQTSIDLAKNAAEKGIRVLDAPVSGGEAGAIEAVLSIMVGGQQADFDTAKPILEALGKTIVLCGPHGSGQTVKAANQLIVAVNIQACAEAVVFLEKSGVDLPAALDVLGGGLAGSTVLARKTGNFINRDFKPGFRIDLHHKDMGIVTDAARTVGAALPVGSVVASLVASLRAQGDGGLDHSALLRGVERLSGYDLKD